Proteins from one uncultured Anaeromusa sp. genomic window:
- a CDS encoding aspartate carbamoyltransferase catalytic subunit, producing the protein MKGQVSLRGKDILGLRTFSTEEIRRVLDTAKEMKAIVGRDIKKVPTLRGKSVVNLFFEPSTRTRTSFELAGKYLGADVVNITTSSSSVVKGESLRDTLLTVEAMGVDVIVMRHAAEGAAVYASKIAKPVIINAGDGAHEHPSQGLLDMFTIEERKGSLEGLKVAIIGDILHSRVARSDIWGLTKMGATVHVAGPKTLIPPGIEEMGAVVHERIENALDGADVVNVLRIQLERQKKGLFPSPREYARIFGINRARLSLAKEDAVLLHPGPMNRGLEISPEVAYDTQSAIQEQVKNGLAVRMALLFLVLTGGKHVEDNH; encoded by the coding sequence ATGAAAGGTCAGGTTTCACTCCGAGGGAAAGACATCCTTGGCTTGCGTACCTTCTCGACAGAGGAGATTCGTCGGGTTTTGGATACGGCGAAGGAAATGAAGGCGATTGTAGGGCGCGATATTAAGAAGGTGCCGACATTGCGAGGAAAATCGGTAGTTAACCTTTTTTTTGAGCCCAGCACGCGTACGCGTACCTCCTTTGAATTGGCGGGAAAATATTTAGGCGCCGACGTTGTGAACATTACTACCAGCTCCAGCAGCGTTGTTAAAGGAGAAAGCTTGCGGGATACGTTGCTGACCGTGGAGGCTATGGGCGTAGATGTCATTGTTATGCGTCATGCTGCGGAAGGGGCGGCGGTATACGCATCGAAAATTGCCAAACCGGTGATTATTAATGCCGGCGATGGAGCGCATGAGCATCCCAGTCAGGGCTTGCTGGACATGTTTACCATTGAGGAGCGCAAGGGAAGTCTGGAAGGTTTGAAAGTAGCCATTATTGGCGACATTCTGCATAGCCGTGTGGCGCGCTCCGATATTTGGGGCCTGACAAAGATGGGCGCAACTGTCCATGTAGCTGGGCCGAAAACTTTAATTCCTCCTGGGATCGAAGAGATGGGGGCTGTGGTGCATGAGCGCATTGAAAATGCGCTGGACGGAGCGGATGTTGTCAATGTGCTGCGTATACAGCTAGAGCGGCAGAAAAAAGGTTTGTTCCCTTCGCCGCGAGAATATGCTCGCATTTTCGGCATCAATCGGGCCCGCTTGTCTTTGGCTAAGGAAGACGCTGTGCTCTTGCATCCGGGGCCGATGAACCGAGGCTTGGAGATTTCGCCGGAAGTGGCGTACGATACGCAGTCTGCTATTCAGGAACAGGTGAAGAATGGTTTGGCTGTGCGGATGGCTCTGCTCTTTTTGGTACTGACGGGAGGGAAGCATGTTGAAGACAATCATTAA
- a CDS encoding dihydroorotase, whose translation MKTIIKNGHVICPSQGLDGVMDIIVEDSRIAAIGENLATPADAQILDAEGKTVAPGFVDLHAHLREPGQEAKEDFETGSRAAAAGGFTSVACMPNTRPPVDSSIAVNGLKERARQVAIVNMLIVGAVSKGQDGKELAEIGDMLLNGAVALSDDGHFVHNAKVMQNALDYTAMYQKPIMSHAEEQALVEDGYMHEGKVSTMLGMHGRPSVAEDIAVARDVLLAEYTGGHVHISHVSTKGAVEIIRQAKAKGVKVTAEVTPHHLALTDEAVMGFDSATKVNPPLRSMDHVTVLRQALQEGVIDAIATDHSPHAFEEKDREFKYAPSGFTGFETALGVVLTTLYHEGNMKLPEIVAAMTSRPAQVLGLDCGTLRVGSDADIVVFDPEAEWTVDSRRFYSRGKHTPFEGKSLKGRVTATMVGGNLVYQDGEVLV comes from the coding sequence TTGAAGACAATCATTAAAAACGGACATGTTATTTGCCCCAGCCAAGGTTTGGACGGGGTTATGGATATTATTGTGGAAGACAGCCGTATTGCGGCTATCGGTGAAAATTTGGCAACACCCGCAGACGCTCAGATTTTGGACGCCGAAGGGAAAACCGTAGCTCCTGGTTTTGTCGACCTTCATGCCCATTTACGCGAACCGGGGCAGGAAGCAAAAGAAGACTTTGAAACCGGCAGCCGCGCCGCAGCGGCTGGCGGCTTTACCAGCGTGGCTTGTATGCCGAACACACGCCCGCCTGTTGATAGCAGCATTGCTGTTAACGGCTTGAAAGAGCGGGCTCGCCAAGTAGCGATTGTCAACATGCTGATTGTTGGCGCTGTCAGTAAAGGGCAGGATGGCAAGGAATTGGCGGAAATCGGCGACATGCTGCTCAATGGCGCCGTAGCCTTATCTGATGACGGACATTTTGTTCATAATGCCAAGGTCATGCAGAATGCTCTTGACTATACGGCTATGTATCAAAAACCGATTATGAGCCATGCAGAAGAGCAAGCCTTGGTAGAGGATGGCTATATGCACGAAGGAAAAGTCTCCACCATGCTGGGTATGCATGGGCGTCCCTCGGTGGCGGAAGATATCGCTGTAGCTCGTGATGTGCTGCTGGCGGAATATACAGGCGGCCATGTGCATATCTCTCATGTCAGCACAAAAGGCGCGGTGGAGATCATTCGCCAGGCTAAAGCCAAAGGCGTCAAGGTGACGGCAGAAGTGACGCCGCATCATTTGGCGCTGACTGACGAAGCAGTCATGGGTTTTGACTCGGCCACCAAGGTTAACCCGCCGCTGCGCTCCATGGACCATGTGACCGTGTTGCGGCAGGCTCTGCAAGAGGGCGTTATTGACGCCATTGCGACTGATCATTCGCCCCATGCGTTTGAAGAAAAAGATCGAGAATTCAAATATGCTCCCAGTGGTTTTACTGGTTTTGAGACGGCATTGGGCGTTGTGCTGACTACGCTGTATCACGAAGGAAACATGAAGCTTCCTGAGATTGTCGCAGCCATGACCTCGCGTCCGGCGCAGGTGCTGGGCCTTGATTGCGGTACGCTGCGCGTAGGCAGTGATGCGGACATCGTTGTTTTTGATCCTGAGGCCGAATGGACGGTT